A window of Streptomyces marispadix contains these coding sequences:
- the panC gene encoding pantoate--beta-alanine ligase, which translates to MDPAPAGEAGTARAGRNGRQGIRLVRTAAELRATAAESAPSRDGTASGRQGTALRAVVMTMGALHAGHAALVRAARERVGPQGQVVVTVFVNPLQFGPTEDFDRYPRTLDADLVVAQEAGADVVFAPSVAEVYPETAEHGSGGSGTTSVGSQVRIAAGPMGERFEGAHRPGHFDGVLTVVAKLLHLTAPDIALYGQKDAQQLALIRRMVTDLNFPVEVVAVPTVREADGMALSSRNGYLSAEERATGLALSRALFAARDTLPDGGAHAALAAARKVLDEAALAEPPLHVDYLALIDPSDFTEITDLGRAGRPGGPDRPSEETGEAAVLAVAGRVGGTRLIDNVRLPLGAAR; encoded by the coding sequence ATGGACCCGGCCCCTGCGGGCGAGGCAGGCACCGCCCGAGCCGGGCGAAACGGCCGCCAGGGCATACGACTTGTCCGTACGGCGGCCGAACTGCGCGCCACGGCAGCCGAGTCGGCGCCTTCGCGTGACGGCACGGCGAGCGGGCGGCAGGGGACGGCGCTTCGTGCCGTCGTCATGACGATGGGCGCGCTGCACGCCGGGCACGCCGCGCTCGTTCGCGCCGCCCGTGAACGGGTCGGCCCACAAGGGCAGGTGGTCGTCACGGTCTTCGTCAACCCGCTCCAGTTCGGGCCCACGGAGGACTTCGACCGCTATCCGCGCACGCTCGACGCCGATCTCGTCGTGGCCCAAGAGGCGGGCGCGGACGTGGTGTTCGCACCGTCGGTCGCGGAGGTCTACCCGGAGACCGCCGAGCACGGTAGCGGAGGTTCGGGGACCACCTCCGTCGGCTCTCAAGTCCGCATCGCCGCCGGGCCGATGGGCGAGCGCTTCGAAGGGGCGCACAGACCGGGCCACTTCGACGGCGTGCTCACGGTCGTGGCGAAGCTGCTGCACCTCACGGCACCCGACATCGCGCTGTACGGCCAGAAAGACGCACAGCAACTCGCCCTGATACGGCGCATGGTGACGGACCTCAACTTCCCGGTGGAGGTCGTCGCCGTGCCCACGGTCCGCGAGGCGGACGGCATGGCGCTCTCCAGCCGCAACGGCTATCTCTCGGCGGAGGAACGCGCGACCGGACTCGCCCTGTCCAGGGCGCTGTTCGCAGCACGGGACACACTGCCGGACGGCGGCGCACACGCCGCGCTCGCAGCGGCCCGCAAGGTCCTCGACGAGGCCGCCCTCGCCGAACCGCCCCTGCACGTCGACTACTTGGCGCTGATCGACCCCTCCGACTTCACGGAGATCACCGACCTCGGACGGGCCGGCCGGCCGGGCGGGCCTGACCGGCCCTCAGAAGAGACGGGCGAGGCGGCCGTGCTCGCGGTCGCCGGACGAGTCGGCGGCACCCGGCTCATCGACAACGTCCGCCTCCCGCTGGGAGCGGCCCGATGA